One Takifugu rubripes chromosome 19, fTakRub1.2, whole genome shotgun sequence genomic window carries:
- the LOC101063623 gene encoding 14-3-3 protein beta/alpha-1 yields MDKNDLVQKAKLAEQAERYDDMAAAMKAVTEQGDELSNEERNLLSVAYKNVVGARRSSWRVISSIEQKTEGNEKKQQMAREYRVKIETELQEICQDVLTLLSEYLIPKATQAESKVFYLKMKGDYYRYLSEVASGDAKKDTVENSQQAYQEAFNISKKDMQPTHPIRLGLALNFSVFYYEILNTPEQACSLAKQAFDEAIAELDTLNEDSYKDSTLIMQLLRDNLTLWTSENQGDEGETGDADN; encoded by the exons ATGGATAAGAACGACCTGGTGCAGAAAGCCAAGCTGGCCGAGCAGGCCGAGCGCTACGACGACATGGCCGCCGCCATGAAGGCCGTGACGGAGCAGGGCGACGAGCTCAGCAACGAGGAGCGCAACCTGCTGTCTGTGGCCTACAAGAACGTG GTGGGGGCCCGTCGCTCGTCCTGGCGCGTCATCTCCAGCATCGAGCAGAAGACGGAGGGGAacgagaagaagcagcagatggCTCGTGAATACCGCGTGAAGATCGAGACCGAGCTGCAAGAGATCTGCCAGGATGTGCTG ACTCTGCTCAGTGAATACCTGATTCCCAAAGCAACTCAGGCGGAGAGCAAGGTGTTCTACCTCAAAATGAAAGGAGACTACTACAGATACCTGTCCGAGGTGGCCTCTGGGGACGCAAAGAAAG ACACGGTGGAGAACTCCCAGCAGGCCTACCAGGAGGCCTTCAACATCAGCAAGAAGGACATGCAGCCCACACACCCCATCCGGCTCGGCCTGGCCCTCAACTTCTCCGTCTTCTACTATGAAATCCTCAACACACCAGAGCAGGCCTGCTCTCTGGCCAAGCAG GCCTTCGATGAGGCCATCGCTGAGCTGGACACCCTGAACGAGGACTCGTACAAAGACAGCACGCTGATCATGCAGCTACTAAGGGACAACCTGAct ctgtggacaTCAGAAAACCAGGGAGACGAGGGGGAAACTGGCGACGCAGACAACTAG
- the tomm34 gene encoding mitochondrial import receptor subunit TOM34, with the protein MPQNKARSWSELKQAANGCFKTGQYGEAVLLYSRAISQLEKSSQRGEEDLAILFTNRAAAHLKDGNCGECVADSTRSLELSPFNVKSLLRRAAAYEALERYRPAYIDYKTALQISCSITAAHDGANRMTKALAEADGPSWREKLPPIPTVPLAVRQKLAQQMAPGPAETSGGEKVRSAPGEADARKGQILKEEGNALVKKGEHRKAVEKYSQSLKHNPAEVTTYTNRALCYLTVKQYRDAVRDCDEALMIDSCNIKALYRRAQAHRELKEVKACVEDLNKLLRVEPKNTAALKLLEDVQKRK; encoded by the exons ATGCCCCAGAACAAAGCCAGGTCCTGGTCAGAGCTGAAACAAGCTGCAAATGGATGTTTCAAGACGGGTCAGTACGGCGAGGCCGTGCTCCTCTACAGCCGGGCCATCAGCCAGCTGGAGAAGTCCA GCcagcggggggaggaggactTGGCCATTTTGTTCACCAACCGCGCCGCTGCTCACCTGAAGGACGGTAACTGTGGGGAATGTGTGGCCGACAGCACCAG GTCTCTGGAACTCTCCCCGTTCAACGTCAAGTCTCTGCTGCGGCGAGCCGCCGCCTACGAGGCGCTGGAGCGCTACCGGCCGGCTTATATCGACTACAAGACCGCACTGCagatcagctgcagcatcacGGCCGCCCACGACGGCGCCAACAG GATGACCAAGGCGCTGGCGGAGGCCGACGGGCCCTCCTGGAGGGAGAAGctgccccccatccccaccGTTCCTCTGGCCGTCCGGCAAAAACTGGCCCAGCAAATGGCGCCCGGCCCCGCGGAGACGAGCGGCGGCGAGAAGGTCAGATCAGCTCCCGGCGAGGCCGACGCGAGGAAAGGTCAGATCCTGAAGGAGGAAGGAAACGCTCTGGTGAAGAAGGGAGAGCACAGGAAGGCCGTGGAGAAGTACAGCCAGAGCCTGAAGCACAACCCCGCTGAGGTCACCACCTACACCAACAG ggctcTATGTTACCTGACAGTGAAACAGTACAGAGACGCCGTCAGAGACTGCGACGAGGCtttgatgattgacagctgcaaCATCAAAGCGCTCTACAGGAGAGCGCAGGCTCACAGGGAGCTGAAG GAGGTCAAAGCCTGCGTTGAAGACCTGAACAAGCTGCTCAGGGTGGAACCGAAGAACACGGCCGCTCTGAAGCTGCTCGAGGACGTGCAGAAGAGGAAGTGA
- the LOC101062070 gene encoding protein-glutamine gamma-glutamyltransferase E-like, with amino-acid sequence MRHNGTPAVNILSEVTEETLQPWKELSTSVLVPFLTYNQPMLECESMKIEALVTNKQKPDQMYLAEDDVVLVDPPLSLTINGAAKVNQEVMATMVFMNPVNVTLRNCSMTMSGSGLLPQEFTYRLPDLKPQSRFTVRFTLSPFKSGRKTLALDFDCSVFRNIKAWCDFDVLP; translated from the exons ATGAGGCACAACGGAACGCCAGCGGTGAACATCCTGTCTGAGGTGACGGAGGAGACGCTCCAGCCCTGGAAAG AACTGTCCACCTCGGTCCTGGTGCCCTTCTTGACCTACAATCAACCCATGTTGGAGTGTGAAAGCATGAAGATTGAGGCTCTGGTCACCAACAAGCAGAAGCCAGACCAGATGTACCTGGCCGAGGACGACGTGGTGCTGGTGGACCCGCCCCTCTCCCTCACG ataaaTGGTGCAGCCAAAGTGAACCAGGAGGTGATGGCGACGATGGTCTTCATGAACCCAGTGAATGTGACCCTCAGGAACTGTTCCATGACCATGTCGGGCAGCGGCCTCCTTCCACAGGAGTTCAcctacag GTTGCCAGATCTGAAGCCTCAGAGCCGATTTACTGTCCGATTCACCTTAAGTCCGTTCAAGTCTGGGAGGAAGACTCTGGCGCTGGACTTCGACTGCTCCGTCTTCAGGAACATTAAAGCCTGGTGCGATTTTGACGTCCTGCCCTGA
- the LOC105419410 gene encoding protein-glutamine gamma-glutamyltransferase 2-like: MGDEGKQSVFKTMRLHCDTNNVDHHTSEASQDQLIVRRGQTFRLTLELTHPFQQKLHPLAITATTGPQPSEKQGTRAYLRIPALDPASTSAKAVWKMELDQSSSVSTGVVQLMVTPPADAPVGAYSLTAEHRGESAPLGRLVLLFNPWCPDDDVFLDDEEKRGEYVMNEEGVIYKGSGKYITSMKWDYGQFEDNMVDICLKLLDMSHKHLEDPAEDVSARCDPAYVGRVVSAMINSQDDNGVLKGQWSGPYFGGVTPSHWNGSHDILEKWFNIGCHPVKYGQCWVFAGVMCSVMRFLGIPCRVVTNYNSAHDTNGNLIVDVYHADYGVREKRTRDSIWNFHVWVEGWMRRPDLGDDGRFDGWQVLDPTPQEMSGGVYCCGPAPVKAIHDGEVHLDYDVPFVFAAVNADCVDWLVKADGSHVNIWADTKRVGHNISTKSVGSDKRRNITDTYKHGEGTEEERAVFKYACTRDELEDKEGEKDAVGGAETGADGG; encoded by the exons ATGGGGGACGAAGGGAAACAGTCCG tctttAAGACGATGCGGCTCCACTGTGACACCAACAACGTGGACCACCACACCAGCGAGGCCTCACAGGACCAGCTGATCGTCAGGAGGGGCCAGACCTTCAGGCTGACGCTGGAGCTGACACACCCCTTCCAGCAGAAGCTCCACCCCCTCGCCATCACCGCTACCACAG GACCCCAACCATCAGAGAAACAGGGGACCCGGGCATACCTGAGAATCCCGGCTCTGGATCCGGCTTCAACATCAGCCAAGGCGGTGTGGAAGATGGAACTGGACCAGAGCTCCTCCGTCAGCACGGGCGTGGTTCAGCTGATGGTGACCCCCCCCGCCGACGCTCCGGTTGGGGCCTACAGCTTGACTGCAGAGCACAGGGGGGAGAGCGCCCCCCTGGGGAGGCTGGTGCTGCTCTTCAATCCCTGGTGTCCCG ATGATGACGTGTTTCTGGACgatgaggagaagagaggagagtaCGTGATGAACGAGGAAGGCGTCATCTACAAAGGAAGCGGGAAATACATCACGTCCATGAAGTGGGACTATggacag TTTGAGGACAACATGGTGGACATCTGTTTGAAGCTGCTGGACATGAGCCACAAACACTTGGAGGACCCGGCGGAGGACGTGTCCGCCCGCTGTGACCCGGCCTACGTCGGCCGTGTGGTCAGCGCCATG ATCAACAGTCAAGACGACAACGGTGTCCTGAAAGGACAGTGGAGCGGACCCTATTTTGGGGGGGTGACCCCCTCCCACTGGAACGGCAGCCACGACATCCTCGAGAAGTGGTTCAACATCGGCTGCCACCCCGTCAAGTACGGGCAGTGCTGGGTGTTCGCCGGCGTGATGTGTTCAG TGATGCGGTTCCTGGGCATCCCCTGTCGCGTTGTCACCAACTACAACTCGGCCCACGACACCAACGGTAACCTGATCGTCGACGTGTACCACGCAGACTACGGCGTCCGGGAGAAACGGACCCGCGACAGCATTTG GAACTTCCACgtgtgggtggaggggtggatgaggCGTCCAGACCTGGGGGACGATGGCAGATTTGACGGCTGGCAGGTTCTGGACCCGACTCCTCAGGAGATGAGCGGCG GTGTTTACTGCTGCGGCCCCGCCCCAGTCAAAGCCATCCACGATGGAGAGGTGCACCTGGACTACGACGTCCCCTTTGTGTTTGCTGCGGTCAACGCTGACTGTGTGGACTGGCTG GTCAAAGCCGACGGATCCCACGTCAACATCTGGGCCGACACCAAGAGAGTCGGTCACAACATCTCCACCAAGTCTGTTGGGTCCGACAAAAGGAGGAACATCACCGACACCTACAAACACGGAGAGG gaacagaggaggagagagcagtCTTCAAGTACGCCTGCACCAGGGACGAGCTCGAGGacaaggagggggagaaggacgCTGTCGGGGGCGCCGAGACGGGGGCAGATGGAGGG